In Canis aureus isolate CA01 chromosome 6, VMU_Caureus_v.1.0, whole genome shotgun sequence, one genomic interval encodes:
- the NEK2 gene encoding serine/threonine-protein kinase Nek2, with translation MPTRAEDYEVLHTIGTGSYGRCQKIRRKSDGKVLVWKELDYGSMTEAEKQMLVSEVNLLRELKHPNIVRYYDRIIDRTNTTLYIVMEYCEGGDLASLITKGTKERQYLEEEFVLRVMTQLTLALKECHRRSDGGHTVLHRDLKPANVFLDGKQNVKLGDFGLARILNHDTSFAKTFVGTPYYMSPEQMNRMSYNEKSDIWSLGCLLYELCALMPPFTAFNQKELAGKIREGKFRRIPYRYSDELNDIITRMLNLKDYHRPSVEEILDNPLIANLVAEEQRRNPERRGRRLEPEKLQDSSPVLGELKLKELQLQERERALKAREERLEQKERELCVRERLAEDKLARAENLLKNYSLLKEQKFLCLASDPELFDLPSSIIKKKVHFSGESKENVMRSKNSESLLTSKSKCKDLKKRLHAAQLRAQALSDIEKNYQLKSRQILGMR, from the exons ATGCCGACGCGGGCGGAGGACTACGAGGTGCTGCACACCATTGGCACGGGCTCCTACGGCCGCTGCCAGAAGATCCGGAGGAAGAGCGACGGCAAG GTATTAGTTTGGAAAGAACTTGACTATGGCTCCATGACAGAAGCCGAGAAACAGATGCTTGTTTCTGAAGTGAATTTGCTCCGTGAACTGAAGCATCCAAACATTGTCCGTTACTATGATCGAATTATTGACCGAACCAACACAACACTGTACATTGTAATGGAATATTGTGAAGGAGGGGACCTGGCTAGTCTAATTACAAAGGGAACAAAGGAAAG ACAATATTTAGAGGAAGAGTTTGTTCTTCGAGTGATGACTCAGCTGACTCTGGCCCTAAAGGAATGTCACAGACGAAGCGATGGTGGTCATACTGTGCTGCATCGTGATCTGAAACCAGCCAACGTTTTCCTGGATGGCAAGCAAAACGTTAAGCTTGGGGACTTTGGGCTAGCGAGGATATTAAACCATGATACAAGTTTTGCAAAAACATTTGTTGGCACACCCTATTACATGTCTCCT GAACAAATGAATCGGATGTCCTACAATGAAAAATCGGATATCTGGTCACTAGGTTGTTTGCTGTATGAATTGTGTGCATTAAT GCCTCCATTTACAGCTTTCAACCAGAAAGAACTAGCAGGGAAGATTAGAGAAGGCAAATTCAGGCGAATTCCATACCGTTACTCTGATGAATTGAATGATATTATTACAAGGATGTTAAATTTAAAG GATTACCACCGACCTTCTGTGGAAGAAATTCTTGACAATCCCTTGATAGCAAACTTGGTTGCAGAAGAGCAAAGAAGAAATCCCGAGAGGAGAGGGCGGCGATTAGAACCAGAGAAGTTGCAGGATTCCAGCCCTGTCTTGGGAGAGCTGAAACTAAAGGAACTGCAGCTACAGGAGAGAGAGCGAGCCCTCAAAGCTCGTGAAGAAAGGCTGGAGC agaaggaacGAGAGCTTTGTGTTCGTGAGAGACTGGCAGAGGACAAGCTGGCTAGGGCAGAAAATCTGTTGAAGAATTACAGCCTGCTGAAGGAGCAGAAGTTCCTGTGTCTGGCAAGTGATCCAG aaCTTTTTGACCTTCCATCCTCGATAATTAAGAAGAAAGTTCATTTCAGTGGGGAAAGCAAAGAGAACGTCATGAGGAGTAAGAATTCTGAGAGTCTGCTCACCTCCAAATCCAAGTGCAAAGACCTGAAGAAAAGGCTTCACGCTGCTCAGCTCCGCGCTCAAGCCTTGTCAGATATCGAAAAAAATTACCAGCTGAAAAGCAGACAGATTCTGGGCATGCGCTAG